A region of the Chelonia mydas isolate rCheMyd1 chromosome 22, rCheMyd1.pri.v2, whole genome shotgun sequence genome:
CCCACCCCTGGCAGACCAGCCCATCCGCTTCGACGTGGTGCTGATCAATGAGCAGGGCCACTATGACGCGGACACGGGCAAGTTCACCTGTGAGATCCCCGGCGTCTACTACTTCGCTGTCCACGCCACCGTGTACCGCACCAGCCTGCAGTTTGACATCATGAAGAACGGCCATTCGGTGGCCTCCTTCTTCCAGTTCTATGGCAACTGGCCCAAGCCCACGTCGCTGTCAGGCGGCGCCCTGGTGCGCCTGGAGCCGGAGGACGAGGTGTGGGTTCAGGTCGGGGTGGGCGACTACTTCGGCTTCTACTCCAGCATCAAGACGGACAGCACCTTCACCGGCTTCCTGGTGTACACCTACTGGCAGAACTCAGCTGTCTTCGCCTGAGACCCGGGCTGCCCGGGGCCGGGGGAGCGATTGAGGAGTGCCGTCCCCGCGGCGCACAGCCCAAACCCCATCACGTCCCCTGGGGAGGGACCCCCAAGAGGCATCAGGGTCCAGTGGCCTAAGCATGGTGGGTTCTCACCATTGACGCTTCCCACTAATGCGTAcagtggggataatgatgcttccctaccccggggggggggggggggctgtgaggatTCATTAGTTAGTACTGCATAAGAGCTAAGTATTCCTATTATCACTGGTGCATGAAGTTTGGGAGGTCTCAGCCCAGCCCATCTCCTGGCTCCCTGAGGCACGCGCGGTCTGTGCAATGTAGACGCAAGGGCATGGTTATTGTATGTCACTGCCCGTAGCCATTTAGTATTGAAGCATATTCCCTGTGGTGCGAGCGCTGCATCCCAGCGGGACTGGGCAGCATCCGCGGCACAAACCCCCCGGTGTCTGTGGGGCTCACTCGCCCCATCTCAGCAGAGATGCCAAGGGCTGGGTGGGCCGTGGGCACTgaactccctgctgcaccctccctgctctgagcaaAAACAGGGCTCTTCAGGGGCTTCCAATGCACAGACccagaccctcagctgctgtaaatcacaCAGCTCCTCTACGGAGCTTCAAGACTGTAcgccggctgaggatctggccggATCTTCTTCCCACTTACACCCATGGGGATACAAAGAAACCCCATTGAAGCCAACGTGGGAGCTCCAGGCGGACCCGGTTACAATGGACTGGACCCTGCTCCCACTGAGTGCTGCCGTTTGACAAGCAGACACCACGTGTGGCCTGACTCCAGTACCCGCTGGACCCGCTCCGAGCACACCCTGCACAGGGCCGCGGCTGGGACgtggagcaggagctgggttGACAGGCGGTAGGTTTGCCAGCTAAGTCACCCAACCTCATCTGTGTTAGGAGCAGGGACCACCCTGCTTTCATGCCACCCAGACGTCGCTCTCACAGTGTATATGACCTCCCTACGAACCCTCAATAAATGGGCTCTTAACTGTTCGTCAGCTTGTTAGCGTGTCTGCTCTGGAACGCGTGTCGGGACACGATCATATGTTTGGGTTCTTGGACATTCATCAAAGCTTGTTAGCATGTTGTATGCCCGTCAGGGCATGTTTGTGTGCATCATCTGTATGCTCACCAGGGCATGTCTGTATTATCAGCTCACGAATGCATGACCGAGTGTCATGTGTTTTCTCTTGTATGCAAGACTAAGTGTGTTAGGATCTTCTCTTGTATGCATGTTAGTGCATGTTAGCCTGTGTGGCTCCTGTATGCACATCAGGGCATTCACATGTGTCCGCTTTTTTGTGTCTTTCCTTGTATGTGCGTCAGGGCCAGTTCCTGTGTCTTCTCTCCCAGGTAGGTTAGGGTGTTAGCATGTCAGCTCTTTTCTGCGTGTCAGGTCAGAGGTACGCCAGCAGCAAGCCCCATTTACAGACACTTTTGTCAACGCTGCCTGCTCCTGCAGGCAAAGGCTGTCCCTGCTTGCACTCAAGCTGGCAAGGCTATGCCCTTGTGCTTTGTTGGCTCCGGCGCAGTTTTGGGCAGATGCACAGAGCCCTCTCTCCCCTAGGGGGCACCAGTTCCCCACATTGGGAGGGTTCTTGGGCAAAAGCATCAATTCagcagaatatcagggttggaagggacctcaggagatcatctagtcctcaaagcaggaccaatccccaatttttgtcccagatccctaaatggccccctcaaggattgaactcacaaccctgggtttagcaggccaatgctcaaatcactgagctatccctccccacgcCTAGCTCCTGCTTCTGTTCATTAGCAGCCCCGCTGCCAGGGTACGACACACCCCACATTCTGCACAGCAACAGGGCGTATCAGCCAGCGCCTTACGCGCCTCTCAGAGCAACCTGCCAGGTGTGGAAGTCCGGACTCccgggttctagtcccagctctgataTTGACTCATTTTGGGCATGTTTTTTTgccgctccatgcctcagtttcccttctgcccccccaGGGCTCACCCTCTTCCGAGGGCTGCTGTGAGGATTAGTGGAGTTGGGAGGTGCGTTGAGATCCGGAGCTGGAACAGTGCCCTCATTCTCTGAACTCCAGAGCTCCCCAGGAGAGTGACGCCTGGCTCCCCTCACtgcctccctgggggcaggagttGCTGAGGCAGCACTGTCtcacttcccttccctctctccccttgcaGATTTCCAATGTGAATGTTGTGACCTGGCTCAGGAAAAGGTCCCTATTTTTAGCAAGGGAAGGAAGAGCCCTCTGCGCTTCTGTCCAAGATAGCCCTGGTGCTACTTTTCTAAATTCCGCTGGATTGCACCCAGCTGGGGACTGCTTCCCATTATGAGAGCATGGAAGGGGGACAGCAAATGAGTCTGGGCCCTGTGAGCTCCCGGGGGGAAGCAGGCATCATAGATCTCCCCGAGACGACAGCTGTGCTCATCCAGCCTGAGCTCATGTGGGTCACAAGCCTGAGAATCAGGGCTGCCCAGACAGGGAGCAGAGCATGGGAAGAGGCAATGCATTTCATCCCCCTCtcgcctgcctgccctgctcaggTGGTGGGCTCATTACATGACCTGCCAAGCTAAGCGGTGCTAGAGAGCCCCAACAGATGGTGGGTATTAAAACACTGCAGGGGATAGCACCCAGCCGTCTGTGTGCAGTGCCCAGGTGCCAGACTGAATGCTTCATGCCCCCCGTCATGAAAAAGCAGAGTTTGATTCTGTCATTTAAAAGACCCTCCCAAGAAGCCACTCGGGCTCAGGAACGAGCCAGGCCCACAGAACAGGGAGGGGAGcagtgttggggggcaggagagaaatTGCTAATATGGGGCATTGACAGTGTGATCTGGGAAGGGGGACGTGGCAAGGGAGTGTGGCCAAGTGGACAGAATGAGTGGGAgatcggactcctgggttctatctccagtCATGGGAAGGAGTCAAAGGGTTGCAGTGATTAGAGATGGGgcactgggaggcaggactcctgggttctctcccaacCCTGGGAGTTGAAGGTGGTCTGAGCAGGAGAAAGTTAGAACTCAGACTCCTGAATTCtggtcctggctctgctgctgccattgTGGAGGTTCAGGTACATTTTGGGGTTGGTTGAGGGGAGAGTTAGAGAATAAGGATGAATTGGAGAAACCCTAACAACATCTTATTAGTGTATCTCCCATGCTACGCCCTGCTGCGGTCATTGATAGCCTCAGAGCTCCACAAGAGGGCACCCCTCTCCTCCCATGAGCACATCCAGGAGCAGTAGGTTTCCAGGTGGCCTGGGGACGAGGAGCAGGGCCccatggggaggagagaggcccagaaagctgggggggggggaagggtcagaTGAGGAGCCAGTCtgcagggaagagggctggggtcGGGGGCTAAGAGCAGGAGACCCGGGAGTGGGAAGAAGGCAGCAAGGTGGTGGTACATGTTCCCTCCTGCTGAGGATAGAAGTTGGGCGTGGAGGGTGCTGGCCAGCTGTGATGGCTGCTGGACACTGGACAGGCACTGGACAGGCAGGTCCTGAGGCTCTGGGCATAGACAGACACCCCATGCCCTGCACCACCTCCATGTCCCTGAGCTGCAGGCTCTGAAAGCAGCCTGGGAGCATACACTGGGTCTGGGAAGGAGCATGGGCTAGTGCTTAGAGCGGTGACTGTGAGCCAAGCCTGCTGGGTTCTGTCTCCACCGCCCAAGACTCCTCTACCCCCAGTCCTTTCCCTAACCTCCTAACCAGAAAAGCCGTATTCTGTGCCCTGCCTGGTCTGTTCTgcagcccccactcctgggccaGGGTCCCCCATAGGGCCAGCCCAACAGGGTGCCCCCTGGCCTCACCTCTTAGCCTCCCAGAGTCCCCGGCTGTGATGAGCCAAGAGGCAGAATGCGCCTCAAGGAAATATTAGCCCAAGGTAAATAAGCCACCCCTGCTCTGGTTACCTGCCCAGAGGGGAGCTAGGCAGCAGGACAAACGGAtggggggcaaggaggagccAGGGCTGCTGCCTATAGGGAGAGGGGCTAGGATCATTATCCAGGGTATGGGCACTTCCTACCTCCCCACTGATCCTCCCCAAGGCCCCAGGCCAGCACACACTGCCCTAAAGAGCTGGAGGGAACCCTGCCAGCCAGTGCTGGGGAGCTCCTAGTGCTGCAGTCCcaggcccccccccagcagaAGGCACTGGAGGGAATGGCACTGGGGCATTGCCCATAGGGGAGCGCTctgctgctccacccccagggccccccagcaggaggcgctggcgGAAATAgtgtctctcccttccccatcccagctaTGAACGCCAGGGGTCTGTGTCCCTCTGCTATGCTAGCTGGCAGATCACCTCTGTCTgcagagaggaaggctgggaaGAGGGGGCAACAGCACCTGGAGCCATCCCAGGGAGGAGAGTTCTCTCTGGGGACTTGTCAGATTTCTCATAGCGGGGGCTGCCATGGGCTGAACAGCCCCTTCCCGCTGTCCAGCTGAGTCCCAGGGGGGTTTGCGGATTAAGCCAAAGTTGGGGCCCAGGCTGAGGAGCACAACATCCCCTGCTAGGTGACCGAAGGCCCCTTTGGGGCAGGCTTCAACCTCAACCCACAGCAAGAGGGAATAGGGCCACCTGCACCTGACTGGGGGCTGTGTCACAGGGTGCTTGACTCACCACCAGAGCGCCTCCTTCTGGCCATACCTGGGGATGAGCTCTGTGGGTCAAAACCCCTTCCTGCAGGGGGCACTCCATCACTCCTCTGGGGCTGGCTCTCAGGATTTGACTGCTCCCACTTCACGACTTGCCCCTTCCCAGGTCACTGTAGTTTCCCCTGCCAGGAGGGGCGCGTTCTCAAAGTGTCTCAGGACCCACCATCCCGGGCAGTTTTCTCTTTCACGGCCCCTTAACAGCACCACCGCGCTGCGGCAGGCCAGCCCTCTAcgctgggttccagcccaggatcctACAACAAGCAGCCAGGATCTGCACAGCTCTGAACCATACTGCTATATCCCTAAGCTCCAGcctgcctctccttccctcaccctGAGACGCTACAGGCCCCTTTGGCAGGcaagctcctgggctttatatgggcccctcctgttcctgtccagctgagcctcatCCCTAATTAATTCTTGCTCCTGCTCCTTGGTGCAGCCTGAGCTGGTAACTGGCCCACGTGGCCAGGCCTTGTGTGGAGTGGACACCCCATCGCAGGCCCATGGGCCGCATAGGATCTCACAGGAATGGGTGTCACTCAGGGTCCCATTTGGCTCATGTCTGTCCTGAGACATAGAAATTGCTGCTTGTTAGAGTCCCTGCAGCCAACACCTGTGGGTACAGGCTGGTGGGCTGCATGGCAGGTCTTGGGGGTCCCACACTGgacccctgggctgcccctgACCAAAGCTCCCGGAAAGGGAACGCAGGACCCGAGCAACTCTGCTGCTGTGAAGGCCTCAGCAGCGTAACCCTGGGAGCAGGACCAAGGGCTCACTGCATTAGCGAGAGCAAGTCTGGCTTTAGCAGCTGCTCCCTGCAAAAGGGCCTGGAGCCGCTCCGTCTAGCTGCTGGTGTGAAATGAGCCAGAGGCCAGGCCTGGCTGGGAGCCATTCTCCCCTGTGGAATGAGCTGGgcaggtctcagtccagttcctagcagCCGCAGAACCACTGGCACTAACTGGGCCTGAGTCAGGAGCGGGCCAAGGGCTGAGCAGGCCAGGGGGACGGacctgccctctctccccagagGTGCGtctcctccagctctgggctgaggctggcACGAACAACCAGAGGGCTTCCTTCCAATGAAGGCCTGTGCAAGGGGCTGGGAAGCTGTGGGCTCCTGGCCCGGAAGCTCCGGAGCTGGAGATTGCAGCCGGCCTCCCAGGCCGCCCAGAGGCATGGCTGAAGGAATTCTAGTCTGATATTCCCCTCAGTGGGAACCAGGATGGAGTGCCCATTGAATCCCCTGGGAGAGGCCGCTCCTGGGGCTGCCCTGGCTAGTTAGTCCCCATGTGTGGCAGGCGCTTTCCAAAGTGGCCACTGACTCCAGCTGACTCCATTTGGGGGCCCAGGCTGAGATGCCCTGGGCCTGATCTTGAGTAAGTgctgagcccctgcagctcccgctgACAGAAGAGAGCCCAGCAGCTCTAGGCTCTCTtggtgggcacccaaaatcagtgacCATGCTTGAAAATCCTGGCTGGACCCCAGGGCTAAGCTCTCCAGCCCCGAGTGCCCTCATGGGAGGGGGCCACACACCAGCTGGGGAGACCTTTAACCAGAGCTCCAGGAACCTATGGGCTATGAGACTTCACAGCTCCCCCCAGACTTGGGCTCACCCCCTCTGAGTTTCATGTTCATTTAAGATGCCCCTGATCCCCCAGAGAAGCAGCCAGGTACCCTCCTTAACCCAGAGCTTTCAGGGCTCCCAAGGGCCATGGACCCCTCCCAGTGGATGTGTCTGACATAGGTCGTTGTGGTGGAGTGCAGTCTAGTAGATAGAGCGGGTGGAGTGGACACTGGGAGGCCTGTCTCTGGcagagagtggggtctagtggttagaactgGAGATtaggattcaggactcctgggatctattCCCAGTTCTTCCACTGACTCACCATTCGACCTTGGCCTTAaccactctctgcctcagtttccccatgggtaaaatggggatagtgccttgcaggaggagggaaggggcacTCTGGGACTCCATGGGttaatgtaaagtgctttgagagcctagGGGGTGGGTGCTACAGAAGAGTGAGTATGTACCGGATGTGACGGGCACGGGGTGCTGCCCACAGAGGTGCCCCAGCACGGGTCtccgcccctccctcccgccggctctggggctgcagcgcAGCAGTTGGTGCTGAGGTGGGGGATGGTTGCAGAGTGTTAGGGGGCTGCTGGATGCTCACTGCAGAGCCCCGGGGCCCCTAGAAGCTAGGCTGGGACTGGTTAGCCAGAGCCCCGGGTATCCGAATGCTCTGGCAGCAGCACCTCCTTCCTGGAAGCGGCCTGAGGACAGCAGTGGACTTACGACTTATGCCTGCCTGGGTTTGATCTGTTTCCGTAAGCGGAGCCACCTGGGGGCTAAATGGATCCACGGATcgatggcaggagctgcttgcTCTTGGAGATGGACAAGCCTCTTTTGCAGCTGAACTCATCTGCTGcgttgggctgggggggctgcagaggatggtgcagggggagggaaccTCACTTCCAGGGGGCGGTTGGGCTGAGGGTGGGCAAACAGGAAGGGTGGGGAAGCCCCTGGAGCAGTGGTACTCAACCTTTTCCATGCTGGGACCCCCCCaaacctccttcccctcccattggAAATCCCCTTTCCCCTTAGCaatatggggaggggagggtggccgTGACCCcttgacacctggctgagaccCCGAGCTGGGGACCCCTGTCCTAGAGGTTCAGCTGCTCAGAGCTCTCCTCAAAACAGGCGACTTGCAGCCGCCCTGGGTCCCATCGCAGCTGCTGCCTTCACAGCCCCAAGCAGACATGGGCTTAGCTGCAGGTGCTGAATCCGGATTCTGGACACCCCCAAGTTTGCATCTAAGGGTTTGGTTTTGCTATTTGCAGCAATGAGGCCATTTGCCAGAGCCAGATGTAGGATCTGAAttcccacatccccagctgaaggaggctggaTCTGGGCTCGCCGTTCTGACCCATCAACAGCTGAAGGAGCCTTCTCCGGGATGCCAGACGGTGCCATCAAAGAGCTTCCATGCACACGACATTCCTGCCCCGCCTCGTTCCCTACGCCTCAGGCCCACGACTGCCAAGGTCCCCGGTGGTCCAGCTGCTATTTGTCATCTGCTGCCCGTAGCATCATTAGCCAGCCTCCCTACTGGGCACGAGACAACCTGCCTTGTGGAGAAAGGCAGCAGGGGGGTGAGAGCAGATGGATCTGTCTGTCCTCCCGACACTGCCGCCGTCTCTGGAGTATGGAAATCACCATCTCATTAAAGCTGGGGCCACGATTAGACCCCATGGCATCTTGCCCAGACAAGGCAGAAGCTGCTCAAGAGAGGGGCTGCTGCCCAGGCAATGGGAGCCAGATGAGCTGCGGCTCATCCAGGTGGAGTTTGCTTGTAATTACTATCCCCTCCTTGGGACCCGTGACCATAGCCCTGGTGGAAGAGGCTGCATGACCAGCCCAGTCACTCCTTGGCCCTTCTGAGACCGTTCGTGCCAGCAGAGTTGGTGGTTCTGTGCTGTGCAAGCCAGGACCTGGACTGAGACCAGCCAAACTCAGTCCACCCATGGGGCCCTCCACTGCGGCCAGGTATAGGCCAGAGACCCAAGCCTGATCCCAAGGAGTAACCCAGTCCCCTGGTTAGTACCTCAACGCCGCCTCCTCTGGTCTCcagcctcttcctccttccctccccactaaTGCAATCCAGGCCCCTTGCTGCACGTGAGCaccaggcagctctgccaggCTCTGGGCTGTGCAGGCTGAGAtgtccagctccccagcctcaaACTCCCACGTGTTCCCGTCAGGAGGgcatctcccctcccagctcaTCTCCCTTCCTTCTGCTTCATCCCCGCTCTGAGCCACGGAGCCAGCACTGGCTGCTCGGGACCCCACAGTCTGGCAGGGCTGAAGCTGCCAGGCCAGAGGATGAGAAGAGTCTCCAGGCTGCTCTGGATCCACCTCCAGGTGCAGGAgtgtgccagaggctgggaagcCCTTTGGGAGGGATTAATTGTATTTTGCCTGCTATGCACGCAGGGATCAATGCCCTGCTGAAATGCAACCGCCTCTGGGGAGTTGCCCGGTGGCCAGCGCACATTAAAACAGTGCAGGGTGGTGGATTTTAGCCAAAGACCCCAACTCCTACCATAAATGCCACTTGCTGGTGAATGCCTGCACAGAGCCTGAATTTTTAAGGGTTCCACCCAAACACTTTCCAGGGCTACCTGGAATTCTGTTCCTCCCCCTCCGCTGGACAAAGGACCCAGCTGCTATTGTTCCAGGGTGTGGGCGGTGAAGCCTGATGCTTAAGCCACTAACCCATGCCCTGTCTGGAGTAGGATGGACTCCAAGGACTGAACAATCTGACCTGGGGGTGTAAACAGATCTCCCCCACGTGCCACCAGACCAAGGCTTTCTCCAGGCTGGAGATTCCAGGCTCGTGTACAGCTCCAACAGGGAAACACTCAGTGCAGACATGCAAAGCTGTTGTAAGTCCGGATTTGCACCAGGGAGGCTCAGGCATGATTGGAACCGGGTTAAGCTGCACCACTGCAAATCGAGCAGTCTATAGCAGCTTTGCCTGCCCATGCTGGGGTTTGCAGTGGTGGCTAGAATTGGGACAAATCCCCCGGGCTAACCTAGGTCTCACTGTCCCAAAGGGGCACAGGAGAGCCGGCTGGAATTTGCTCAAACCACGACAGTTGTTTGCGCTGAGGGATCACAGTGCAGGGTCACTTTCCCACCCCTCGGCTGGTCCGAGTTCCAGCTCTCAGCCCATGAATATTTCACTAGCCCTGTGCTAACA
Encoded here:
- the C1QTNF5 gene encoding complement C1q tumor necrosis factor-related protein 5, producing the protein MKQLLFLFGLIASSIQIEDNKIPSLCSGQPGIPGTPGSHGSQGLPGRDGRDGRDGVAGTQGEKGEIGQPGVPGPRGDSGSPGMNGLPGEKGAQGECAVAPRSAFTAKRSESRSPPLADQPIRFDVVLINEQGHYDADTGKFTCEIPGVYYFAVHATVYRTSLQFDIMKNGHSVASFFQFYGNWPKPTSLSGGALVRLEPEDEVWVQVGVGDYFGFYSSIKTDSTFTGFLVYTYWQNSAVFA